The following proteins are encoded in a genomic region of Fusarium oxysporum f. sp. lycopersici 4287 chromosome 1, whole genome shotgun sequence:
- a CDS encoding hypothetical protein (At least one base has a quality score < 10), whose amino-acid sequence MLYDLNIAWSPTTKDEQLLQTLTRASTLGYSTVALNHTLTLPLPANNTAPFPTIEPKPGSKLPNILHRATLPLSDPSANNYRIPSLISTYDIIAARPLTDKAFQNACLTLDVPIISLDLTQDLPFHLKPKPCMAAINRGIRFEVCYGQVINGDDRGRPRFISNLQSLIRATRGRGIMISSEAKNALSFTSACRM is encoded by the coding sequence ATGCTTTACGATCTGAATATCGCCTGGTCACCAACGACCAAAGATGAACAGCTTCTCCAAACACTCACTCGCGCATCGACACTCGGGTACTCAACCGTCGCGCTGAACCACACGCTCACGCTACCGCTTCCCGCCAACAACACCGCGCCCTTCCCAACGATAGAACCCAAGCCAGGCTCCAAGCTTCCAAATATCCTCCACCGCGCGACTCTTCCTCTCTCAGACCCTTCAGCAAACAACTACCGCATCCCATCGCTCATCTCAACATACGACATCATCGCGGCCCGTCCACTGACGGATAAGGCTTTTCAGAATGCTTGTCTCACGCTCGACGTACCCATCATATCACTCGACTTGACGCAGGACTTGCCATTTCATCTTAAGCCGAAACCATGCATGGCTGCTATTAACCGTGGCATCCGCTTTGAGGTCTGCTACGGCCAAGTAATCAATGGCGATGACCGAGGGCGCCCAAGGTTTATCTCAAACTTGCAAAGTCTCATCCGGGCGACACGCGGCAGGGGCATCATGATTAGCAGCGAAGCCAAGAATGCGCTATCTTTTACGAGCGCCTGCCGGATGTGA
- a CDS encoding choline-sulfatase → MAPDLNSLPPSNGEGMAAPQLSSESETPNILFIMADQLAAPQLKMYNPNSQIKTPNLDRLASTAVQFDSAYCPSPLCAPSRMSLISGQLPMKIGAYDNAAQIGSDVPTYAHYLRSKGYHTALAGKMHFIGDQLHGYEQRLTSDIYPGDFGWAVNWDEPDTRLEWYHNASSILQAGPCGRSNQLDYDEEVMFKSTQYLWDHVREGPKKRPFALTVSLTHPHDPYTITKKYWNLYEDVDIALPEVKMNKEDLDAHSQRLLKVCDLWDQDFSEEQIKRAKRAYYGSVSYVDDCIGRLLETLEDAGLAENTIVIFSGDHGDMLGERGLWYKMSYFESSVRVPMLINYPKRFTPHRVTQNVSTLDLLPTICDLVGTKPSPYLPMDGISMLPHLEGREGHDTVIAEYTGEGTVRPMMMIRRGDWKYITCPADEPQLYNLARDPKELDNLARFRKIAPQTPEQEEAKEVFHKFEAEAHARWDFDEITEKVLLSQRTRRVVWDALKEGEFTSWDFNPDDDGRKKYIRSTIPLDDLERRARYPFVDANGYESKAVSHVRNS, encoded by the exons ATGGCTCCCGATCTCAactccctccctccctctaATGGAGAGGGCATGGCTGCTCCTCAGCTCTCTTCAGAGTCTGAGACACCCAACATCCTCTTTATCATGGCCGATCAACTGGCTGCTCCTCAACTCAAGATGTACAACCCCAACTCTCAGATCAAGACACCAAACCTCGACCGTCTTGCTTCAACTGCTGTCCAGTTCGACTCTGCTTACTGCCCCTCACCACTCTGCGCTCCCTCGCGCATGAGTTTGATCAGTGGCCAACTACCTATGAAGATTGGTGCTTACGACAACGCTGCCCAGATTGGCTCTGATGTGCCAACTTATGCCCACTACCTCCGTTCCAAAGGTTACCACACTGCTCTTGCTGGAAAGATGCACTTCATCGGTGACCAACTTCACGGTTACGAACAGCGACTTACCAGTGATATCTACCCTGGTGACTTTGGTTGGGCTGTGAACTGGGATGAGCCTGACACCCGCCTTGAGTGGTACCACAACGCCAGCTCCATTCTCCAAGCTGGTCCCTGTGGCCGAAGCAACCAGCTCGACTACGATGAGGAGGTCATGTTCAAGAGCACTCAATACCTTTGGGATCACGTTCGAGAGGGACCTAAGAAGCGACCTTTCGCACTGACTGTTTCGCTTACTCACCCACACGACCCTTacaccatcaccaagaagTACTGGAACCTGTATGAGGATGTCGACATCGCCCTACCtgaggtgaagatgaacaaGGAAGACCTTGATGCCCACAGCCAACGCCTTCTCAAGGTCTGCGACCTTTGGGACCAGGACTTTTCAGAGGAGCAGATCAAGCGCGCCAAGCGAGCTTACTACGGCTCAGTGAGCTATGTTGACGACTGCATCGGTCGCCTTCTTGAGACACTCGAGGATGCGGGTCTGGCCGAGAACACCATTGTCATCTTCAGCGGCGACCACGGCGACATGCTGGGTGAGCGTGGACTCTGGTACAAGATGAGCTACTTCGAGTCATCTGTTCGAGTTCCCATGTTGATCAACTACCCCAAGCGATTCACTCCCCACCGCGTCACTCAAAACGTTTCAACTCTCGATCTTCTACCAACGATCTGCGACTTGGTTGGCACTAAGCCATCACCCTACTTGCCAATGGATGGAATCAGCATGCTACCGCATCTCGAAGGCCGCGAGGGCCACGACACTGTTATCGCAGAGTACACTGGTGAAGGTACTGTTCGCCCTATGATGATGATCCGACGAGGCGATTGGAAGTACATCACCTGCCCAGCTGATGAGCCTCAACTTTACAACCTTGCACGCGACCCTAAGGAATTGGACAACCTCGCACGTTTCAGAAAGATTGCACCACAGACACCCGAGCAggaggaagccaaggaagTCTTCCACAAGTTCGAGGCCGAGGCCCATGCTCGCTgggactttgatgagatcacCGAGAAGGTTCTTCTATCTCAACGCACACGACGAGTTGTGTGGGACGCTCTCAAGGAGGGTGAGTTCACTAGCTGGGACTTCAACcccgatgatgatggcagGAAGAA GTACATCCGCTCCACCATCCctcttgatgatctggaacGCCGAGCTCGTTATCCATTTGTCGATGCCAATGGATACGAGAGCAAGGCTGTATCCCATGTTCGCAACAGCTAA
- a CDS encoding IQ domain-containing protein containing GTPase activating protein yields the protein MSSRTHYFQTQHHSPSQAQSQSQPQSHQHLRPLRQSHTIDFASNSNISPSLLNRFPSTTSSSASSGYSHASDHSLNSQYTSASSSAGYGATVHGHKRAQSDVRARAKTFEAGENMTSKKAPENIYSSARHSLRPLPQAPASTPPSTPPHAIPRHDRGKSVDIGKLSMAHIDGHSSPTKTSTSPIKTSPVKTSSPSRPLPMRPNSMLLTRSDSFLPPEATQAPSSPHHVHSTHIARDELEGLGKSSTSQLRTLSRLVSSDSPEDFTITSPAQEVVGLRGRRRLQRADRSNGGQSQKSTGYSWEGRNWMDKQRQFLQAYEYLCHIGEAKEWIEDVIHKSIPPIVELEEALRDGVTLAEVVEALNPDRRYRIFQHPRLQYRHSDNIAIFFRYLDEVELPDLFRFELIDLYEKKNIPKVIYCIHALSWLLFRKGIVDFRIGNLVGQLEFEHHELEAMQKGLDKLGVTMPSFGNMSADFGVPEPEPEPEETEEERIERELRENEESIVDMQAQIRGALLRVKLGETMQSLWDEEEWLIDLQSRIRGDFTRQIMDYRLQMKRFAIQLQSSARGFLARRRLDRRDQILEALEPDILELQTMIRANKARNQVNREQQHLRSFGPQWKKLQAFARGFRARQDDMALKSELNKHSPAIEQLQALARGLCVRQNDQALRTELSQHAPAVERLQAFARGLRARQDDKTLRAELNKHTTGVEQLQAFARAAAVRRDVADTLDALKENEPAVIGLQGLIRAMLERQRVAAILEQLEEQEPQVTALQGNIRGFLYRQQHQAFLEELESHTPKIIDLQSILRAMMERARVEDIMAELEQEEECIVAFQTAARGFIVRARFEEKKRFYNENMQKVIKIQSFVRAKVQGEAYKSLTTGKNPPVNAVKNFVHLLNDSDFDFNEEIEFERIRKTVVQQVRQNEMLENYIDQLDIKIALLVKNKITLDEVVRHQHNYGGNSMHFIANSSMSSANQFDLKALNKSSRKKLESYQQLFFNLQTQPQYLARLFKRIREQGTAEKECKRIELLMMSLFGYAQKRREEYYLLKLIARSIREEIVSARDVQDFIRGNFFWSKLLNNYTRSPRDRKYLRDLLGPLIRDNIVEDPALDLESDPMQIYRSAINNTELATGRPDQRPLDVPREVAIRDPETRRLFIDHLRDLREICDQFFLALEDFLHKMPYGLRFVCNQIFENLRQQFKREPPENLLQVVSSWLWRFYLQPAVVAPENVGVIEKALSPLQKRNLSEVAKVISQIASGRPFGGENVYLQPLNAFVAESVERLHQITSDLIAVPDAERTFDIDEFNDLYAKNKPTLYIKMTDVFSIHNLVAAELQTMCPGRDDVLREIMHDLGSAKNNENEMNAAGSSDIHMFLTPKLHDVDDPEADVKALFMETKRCVLYIIRVQTGANLLDILVKPISPEDDHKWRMLLRDEFSVGSNTRGAYSDANMIDVTRMTYQELKRTALENIMRLEKLGRITKHNYYQDVLNAIALDIRTKSRRRVQRQRELEGVRMTLSNLHEKAKYLEQQRKSYDDYIESAMATLQNKKGRKKFLLPFTKQYNHQRELERSGRVPKFGSYKYSARALSEKGVLVSWSGINDFEKINMTISCDEVGVFSLEGSRGHIQIPGASALVPIEDLLQAQFEAHQFMTLFEGSLKLNVNLLLHLLYKKFYRTQ from the exons ATGTCGTCCCGTACTCATTACTTCCAAACTCAACACCATTCTCCAAGCCAAGCGCAATCGCAATCGCAACcacaatctcatcaacatctgcgACCTCTCCGCCAGTCGCATACAATCGACTTCGCTTCCAACTCCAACATCTCGCCCTCTCTCCTCAACCGCTTCCCCTCGACAACGTCATCCTCCGCTTCATCAGGCTACTCCCACGCCTCAGACCACAGTCTCAATAGTCAATATACGTCCGCCTCTAGTTCAGCTGGTTACGGAGCTACAGTGCATGGCCACAAGCGAGCACAGAGCGATGTcagggcaagggcaaagacCTTTGAAGCTGGGGAAAATATGACCTCAAAGAAAGCTCCCGAAAATATCTATAGTTCAGCTCGGCATTCTCTTCGCCCACTCCCACAGGCTCCAGCATCCACGCCTCCTTCAACGCCTCCCCATGCAATCCCTCGCCATGATCGCGGCAAGAGCGTCGATATTGGCAAGCTGTCAATGGCGCATATTGATGGCCACTCGTCGCCAACCAAAACCTCAACTTCACCGATCAAGACGTCGCCAGTAAAAACGTCATCACCTTCTCGCCCGCTACCGATGCGACCAAATTCTATGCTGCTCACTCGATCCGACTCGTTTCTGCCACCAGAAGCCACCCAAGCTCCTTCATCACCCCACCATGTGCATAGTACGCACATAGCTCGGGATGAGTTGGAAGGGCTGGGCAAGTCTTCTACAAGTCAATTAAGGACGCTTTCGCGTCTTGTATCGTCTGACTCACCTGAAGACTTTACCATCACCTCACCGGCGCAAGAAGTTGTCGGCTTGCGCGGTCGACGAAGATTGCAACGAGCCGATAGAAGTAATGGCGGCCAAAGCCAGAAGTCCACTGGCTACAGTTGGGAAGGGCGCAACTGGATGGACAAACAACGCCAGTTCCTTCAAGCCTACGAATACCTTTGCCATATCGGTGAAGCCAAGGAATGGATTGAGGATGTCATCCATAAATCTATACCTCCTAttgttgagcttgaggaggcGCTCCGTGATGGTGTCACGCTCGCTGAAGTGGTCGAAGCTCTGAACCCAGATCGACGTTACCGAATCTTCCAACACCCCAGGCTCCAATATCGACACTCTGACAATATTGCTATATTCTTCCGATATCTTGACGAAGTTGAGCTGCCCGACCTGTTTCGCTTCGAGCTGATTGATCTATACGAGAAAAAGAACATTCCCAAGGTCATTTACTGTATTCATGCTCTGAGTTGGCTTCTATTCCGCAAGGGCATAGTCGATTTCAGGATAGGCAACCTCGTAGGTCAGCTTGAATTCGAGCATCATGAACTGGAAGCTATGCAGAAGGGTCTCGATAAACTCGGCGTTACAATGCCTAGTTTCGGAAATATGAGTGCCGACTTTGGTGTTCCTGAGCCCGAGCCTGAACCAGAAGAGACTGAGGAGGAAAGGATCGAAAGGGAGCTGAGAGAGAACGAAGAGTCCATCGTTGATATGCAGGCGCAAATCCGAGGTGCTCTCCTTCGCGTTAAGCTTGGCGAGACAATGCAGAGTCTTTGGGATGAGGAGGAGTGGTTGATAGATCTCCAATCTCGCATTCGAGGAGACTTTACACGACAAATCATGGACTATCGACTGCAGATGAAGCGCTTTGCTATCCAACTGCAGAGCTCAGCACGCGGATTCTTGGCACGAAGAAGGTTGGATCGACGCGACCAGATCTTGGAAGCGCTCGAGCCCGATATTTTGGAGTTGCAAACCATGATCAGGGCCAACAAGGCTCGAAACCAG GTCAACCGCGAGCAGCAGCATCTACGCTCCTTTGGACCCCAATGGAAGAAGCTCCAGGCCTTTGCCCGTGGATTTCGCGCTCGTCAGGATGACATGGCTCTCAAATCTGAGCTCAACAAGCATAGCCCCGCGATTGAGCAGCTCCAGGCTCTTGCTCGCGGACTCTGTGTTCGCCAGAATGACCAGGCACTACGAACTGAACTCAGCCAACACGCTCCAGCTGTGGAACGACTTCAAGCTTTTGCCCGTGGACTCCGCGCTCGCCAAGACGACAAGACATTAAGAGCTGAGCTTAACAAGCACACGACTGGTGTTGAGCAGCTTCAAGCTTTTGCTCGCGCCGCTGCTGTGAGGAGAGATGTTGCTGATACTCTCGATGCTCTTAAGGAGAACGAACCTGCAGTTATCGGCCTCCAAGGTCTTATTAGGGCCATGCTTGAACGCCAAAGAGTTGCAGCCATCCTCGAACAGCTCGAGGAGCAAGAACCTCAGGTCACAGCCCTCCAGGGCAACATCCGGGGATTCTTGTACCGCCAGCAGCACCAGGCGTtcctcgaggagcttgaatCTCATACCCCTAAGATCATTGACCTCCAAAGCATCTTACGTGCCATGATGGAGCGCGCTAGAGTTGAGGATATCATGGCCGAATTGGAGCAAGAGGAGGAATGTATCGTTGCCTTCCAGACCGCAGCCCGAGGTTTTATCGTAAGGGCTCGatttgaggagaagaagcgctTCTACAATGAGAACATGCAAAAGGTCATCAAGATCCAGAGTTTTGTCCGTGCCAAGGTTCAAGGCGAGGCTTACAAGAGCTTGACCACTGGAAAGAACCCTCCAGTCAACGCCGTCAAGAACTTTGTCCATCTTCTTAACGACAGTGACTTCGACTTCAACGAAGAAATCGAGTTTGAGCGTATCCGCAAGACAGTCGTTCAACAAGTTCGACAGAATGAGATGCTGGAGAACTACATCGATCAACTTGATATCAAGATTGCCCTCTTggtcaagaacaagattaCACTCGACGAAGTCGTGAGGCATCAACACAACTATGGAGGCAACTCAATGCacttcatcgccaacagcTCCATGTCTTCTGCCAACCAGTTTGATCTTAAAGCACTCAACAAGAGCTCGCGCAAGAAGCTCGAATCCTACCAGCAACTCTTCTTCAATTTGCAAACCCAGCCACAGTACCTCGCTCGCCTATTCAAGCGCATTCGTGAACAAGGaacagctgagaaggagTGTAAACGCATCGAGttattgatgatgagcctCTTCGGTTACGCCCAGAAGCGACGAGAGGAGTACTATCTGCTCAAGTTGATTGCTCGATCAATTCGCGAGGAGATTGTCAGTGCGCGAGATGTTCAGGACTTCATCCGCGGCAATTTCTTCTGGTctaagcttctcaacaactacaCTCGCTCACCAAGAGATCGCAAGTAccttcgagatcttcttggtccTCTGATCAGAGACAACATCGTTGAAGACCCTGCTCTAGATCTTGAGAGTGATCCCATGCAAATTTACCGATCAGCCATCAACAATACTGAGCTGGCCACTGGACGACCTGACCAAAGGCCGCTTGATGTTCCTCGAGAAGTTGCTATTCGCGACCCCGAGACTCGCCGCCTCTTCATCGACCACTTGCGTGACCTTCGAGAGATCTGCGACCAATTCTTCCTCGCCCTTGAGGACTTCCTGCACAAGATGCCTTATGGCCTTCGATTTGTCTGCAACCAGATTTTCGAGAATCTACGACAGCAATTCAAGCGGGAACCCCCAGAGAACCTTCTGCAAGTTGTCTCCAGCTGGCTTTGGCGATTCTACTTGCAACCAGCAGTTGTTGCCCCTGAAAACGTTGGTGTCATTGAGAAAGCACTGAGCCCTCTGCAAAAGCGAAACCTCAGCGAGGTCGCCAAGGTCATCAGCCAAATCGCTTCTGGTCGACCATTCGGTGGTGAGAACGTGTACCTGCAACCCCTGAACGCTTTTGTTGCAGAGTCTGTTGAGCGCCTGCACCAAATCACCAGCGACCTGATTGCAGTGCCCGATGCCGAGAGAACATTTGATATTGATGAGTTCAACGACCTTTAcgccaagaacaagccaACATTATACATCAAGATGACAGACGTCTTCTCCATTCACAACCTGGTGGCCGCTGAGCTTCAGACAATGTGCCCCGGCCGTGACGACGTCCTGCGGGAAATCATGCACGATCTCGGCAGTGCTAAGAACAACGAGAACGAGATGAACGCTGCAGGCTCTTCAGATATCCACATGTTCTTGACACCCAAGCTCCACGATGTCGACGACCCTGAGGCTGATGTCAAGGCACTCTTTATGGAGACCAAGCGATGCGTGCTGTATATTATTCGTGTGCAGACTGGCGCCAATCTCCTGGACATTCTCGTCAAGCCCATTTCCCCAGAGGATGACCACAAGTGGCGTATGCTCCTCCGTGATGAGTTCTCTGTTGGCAGCAACACTCGTGGAGCCTACTCTGATGCCAACATGATCGACGTAACACGTATGACATACCAAGAGCTCAAGCGCACAGCTTTAGAGAATATCATGCGACTCGAGAAGCTGGGACGTATCACCAAGCACAACTACTACCAGGATGTTCTCAACGCCATTGCGCTTGATATTCGCACAAAGAGCCGCAGAAGGGTTCAGCGACAGCGAGAGTTGGAAGGTGTGCGCATGACATTAAGCAACTTGCACGAGAAGGCCAAGTATCTCGAGCAGCAGCGCAAGAGTTACGACGACTACATCGAGTCAGCCATGGCGACCCTGCAGAACAAGAAGGG CCGCAAGAAGTTCTTGCTACCCTTCACCAAGCAATACAACCACCAGCGTGAACTGGAACGTAGCGGCCGTGTACCCAAGTTCGGCAGTTACAAGTACAGCGCGCGTGCTCTCTCCGAGAAGGGTGTGCTGGTGTCATGGAGTGGCATCAAcgactttgagaagatcaacatGACCATCTCATGTGACGAAGTAGGTGTCTTCAGCCTTGAGGGTTCGCGAGGACACATCCAGATCCCCGGAGCCAGTGCTCTGGTGCCCATTGAGGACCTCTTGCAGGCTCAGTTCGAGGCGCATCAGTTCATGACCCTGTTCGAGGGCAGTCTCAAACTCAATGTTAatctgctgctgcatctCCTCTACAAAAAGTTCTACAGAACTCAGTAA